A genomic window from Caballeronia sp. SBC1 includes:
- a CDS encoding VirB4 family type IV secretion/conjugal transfer ATPase, whose protein sequence is MHADPKLVAVANREVVLANFVPYSTHVTDQVIRTREGDYLRVWKIAGIAFEAADPAEILARHEGFNQLVRGLAGGHVGLWAHRLRRRVTDHFATPYANRLCQQLATRYYESFTGYRMMANELYLSVVYRPNRTRLGRLFSQANRRTLDDIRSDQQEALKVMEDIAAQVESGLKPYGPVALGVHMKQMQYARRARRFSAALEFLGYLVNAVWEPVPVPSGMIREALPTSRLFFRTEKVEIRMPSATRYAALLDLKDYPQETEPGMLNGMLYGDFEYIETQSFTILDRAAAKEALERQRNQLLAAEDVGVSQVVAMDRALDELINGEFVLGEYHYSLAVLGDTPHDVAKHVAMARTQLADAGFQAALVDLVADAAWFAQLPGNWRYRPREAKLTSRNFCGLASLHNFATGKRDGNPWGEAITIVKTPSGQPLYLNFHATPEKKDSTDEKALANVQIIGQAGAGKTVLELMLLAMAMKFGITAVLYDKDRGTEIAIRAMGGIYSVFRRGEPTGLNPFQLEPDEFVIDFWERLVRKLVNHGLLLPAKDEMDISRAVREVARMEKPLRRLSVVRQLLPNVGENSLHTRLAKWCAGGRLGWLLDNPVDRLDFTRARLFGFDDTELLDDPEVSTPLTMYLLHLTQSLIDGRRFVYVMTEFWKRLGDPVFTDFANNKQKTIRKQNGLGIFDTQSPADVLRSDIARALIEQTATFFFLPNPRADYDDYVRGFKLTEAEFNIVRNLGENSRLFLFKQGHRSAIGRLDLAGLGDVLDVLSGTTDNVELLDTIRAGVGDDPDDWLPVFHEQLAKRRAANAQAFPGLSPRKGGAR, encoded by the coding sequence ATGCATGCCGATCCAAAGCTCGTGGCCGTGGCAAACCGGGAAGTGGTGCTCGCTAACTTTGTTCCGTATTCGACGCATGTGACCGATCAGGTCATCCGCACCCGTGAGGGGGACTACCTGCGTGTCTGGAAGATCGCTGGCATCGCATTCGAGGCGGCTGACCCTGCCGAGATCCTCGCGCGCCATGAGGGATTTAATCAGTTGGTGCGGGGGCTGGCCGGCGGGCACGTGGGCCTTTGGGCACACCGACTGCGCCGGCGCGTCACGGATCACTTCGCGACGCCGTATGCCAACCGGCTCTGCCAGCAATTGGCGACTCGTTATTACGAGAGCTTTACCGGGTACCGGATGATGGCCAACGAGCTTTATCTGAGCGTTGTCTACCGGCCCAACCGGACACGACTCGGGCGCCTGTTCAGCCAGGCCAACCGGCGCACGCTGGACGACATCCGGAGTGACCAGCAAGAGGCACTCAAGGTGATGGAGGACATCGCTGCACAGGTTGAATCGGGTCTCAAACCGTACGGCCCGGTGGCGCTGGGGGTCCATATGAAGCAGATGCAGTACGCCCGGCGAGCGCGCCGTTTTTCCGCGGCGCTGGAATTTCTCGGCTATCTTGTCAATGCCGTGTGGGAGCCCGTGCCGGTGCCTTCCGGCATGATCCGCGAGGCGTTGCCAACCTCGCGGCTCTTCTTCCGTACCGAGAAAGTCGAAATTCGCATGCCGTCGGCAACCCGTTATGCCGCGTTGCTGGACCTGAAGGATTATCCACAGGAAACCGAGCCCGGCATGCTCAACGGGATGCTGTATGGCGATTTCGAGTATATCGAGACGCAGAGTTTCACCATACTCGACCGGGCCGCCGCGAAGGAGGCGCTGGAGCGGCAGCGCAACCAGCTCTTGGCGGCCGAGGATGTGGGGGTGTCGCAGGTTGTTGCGATGGACCGGGCGCTCGACGAGCTGATCAATGGCGAGTTCGTGCTGGGCGAATATCACTATTCACTCGCGGTGCTGGGCGACACGCCACACGACGTTGCAAAGCACGTGGCGATGGCCCGCACGCAACTGGCCGACGCGGGCTTTCAGGCCGCGCTGGTCGACCTGGTGGCGGACGCCGCGTGGTTCGCGCAACTGCCAGGGAACTGGCGCTACCGCCCGCGTGAGGCGAAGCTGACCTCGCGCAACTTCTGCGGGCTTGCAAGCCTGCACAACTTCGCAACGGGCAAGCGCGATGGCAATCCGTGGGGTGAGGCAATCACGATCGTCAAGACGCCAAGCGGCCAGCCGCTCTATCTCAATTTTCACGCGACACCCGAGAAGAAGGACTCGACCGATGAGAAGGCACTCGCCAATGTCCAGATCATAGGGCAGGCGGGCGCCGGCAAGACGGTGCTGGAACTGATGCTGCTTGCGATGGCGATGAAGTTCGGCATTACCGCGGTGCTCTATGACAAGGACCGGGGCACCGAGATCGCGATCCGCGCGATGGGCGGCATCTATAGCGTGTTCCGCCGCGGAGAGCCAACGGGGCTCAATCCCTTCCAGCTCGAGCCGGACGAATTCGTGATCGACTTCTGGGAGCGGCTCGTGCGCAAGCTGGTGAATCACGGGTTGCTGCTGCCGGCGAAGGACGAGATGGATATTTCGCGGGCCGTGCGTGAGGTGGCCCGCATGGAGAAGCCGCTGCGGCGCCTGTCGGTGGTGCGCCAGTTGCTGCCCAACGTCGGGGAGAACAGCCTGCATACGCGGCTCGCGAAATGGTGCGCGGGGGGGCGGCTGGGCTGGCTGCTCGATAACCCTGTGGACCGACTCGACTTTACCCGTGCGCGTCTCTTTGGCTTTGACGACACTGAGCTGCTCGACGATCCCGAAGTATCGACGCCCCTCACGATGTATCTGCTGCATCTGACGCAAAGCCTCATCGACGGCCGGCGCTTCGTCTATGTGATGACGGAGTTCTGGAAGCGGCTCGGCGACCCGGTTTTCACGGACTTTGCGAACAACAAGCAGAAGACGATCCGCAAGCAAAACGGACTTGGTATTTTTGATACGCAGTCACCGGCCGATGTGCTGCGCAGCGACATTGCGCGCGCGCTCATCGAGCAGACCGCGACGTTCTTCTTCCTGCCCAACCCGCGCGCCGATTATGACGATTATGTGCGCGGCTTCAAGCTGACCGAAGCCGAGTTCAACATAGTACGCAACCTCGGAGAAAACAGCCGGCTCTTTCTCTTCAAGCAGGGTCACCGCTCGGCGATCGGCCGGCTGGATCTTGCCGGTCTTGGCGACGTGCTCGATGTGCTGTCGGGCACGACCGATAACGTCGAGCTGCTCGACACCATCCGCGCCGGGGTGGGTGACGACCCGGATGACTGGTTGCCGGTCTTTCACGAGCAGCTTGCGAAGCGTCGGGCCGCAAACGCGCAGGCGTTTCCCGGTCTGTCGCCGCGCAAAGGTGGTGCGCGATGA
- a CDS encoding TrbC/VirB2 family protein has translation MNLSILIENKSEKRICRIRDFARGLAKLPTGAVLAAVLVSPAYAQLSQVNTLLTTIQTTLLGVGDVVCSISIIWAGFKMMFQHARFGDIANVFIGGLFVGCATVIAAMLIPTS, from the coding sequence ATGAATTTAAGTATCCTAATTGAAAATAAGTCCGAAAAACGGATCTGCAGGATCCGGGATTTCGCCCGCGGGTTGGCAAAGCTTCCTACCGGCGCCGTCCTGGCAGCGGTGCTGGTCTCACCGGCCTACGCACAGCTCTCCCAGGTCAACACGCTGTTGACGACGATCCAGACGACGCTGCTCGGTGTGGGTGACGTGGTGTGCTCGATTTCGATCATCTGGGCCGGTTTCAAGATGATGTTCCAGCACGCCCGGTTCGGTGACATCGCGAATGTCTTCATCGGGGGGCTGTTCGTCGGCTGCGCGACGGTGATCGCCGCGATGCTGATCCCGACTTCCTGA
- a CDS encoding ParA family protein, with protein MKTLLIAAEKGGTGRSALLCQLAHYLRRVRGARVLVLDLAEPACSTASLTRTAQAVMPSGERVPVKPHAQTGRARAPRIQVLPARTVHGLRSAAGESSARYYANMRHLLRVVAPFVDVCLIDCPPLPDPRAVCAEANADAMLSPIVLSREAFDSTYDLINGPHGVRNVRARLNPALRFFGLLPNMVEDTPLQRAQARALQAQMGAWLIPDPRDPDGYLRMPRLDAIAQAQAAGVSVLDIAWSDAAARPAWRAVRHCFDEIALRLDCVAACGPGSGTEGESAANPGPTEMVHA; from the coding sequence ATGAAGACACTTCTGATTGCAGCGGAAAAAGGCGGTACCGGCAGGAGCGCACTGCTGTGCCAACTCGCGCATTATCTGCGCCGGGTGCGTGGAGCCAGGGTACTGGTGCTTGATCTGGCGGAGCCCGCTTGCAGCACGGCGTCGCTCACACGCACCGCTCAAGCGGTGATGCCTAGCGGCGAGCGTGTGCCCGTGAAGCCGCACGCGCAGACAGGCAGAGCGCGCGCACCTCGCATCCAGGTACTGCCGGCGCGCACAGTCCACGGACTCCGGTCGGCGGCGGGCGAGAGCAGCGCGCGCTACTACGCAAACATGCGACACCTGCTGCGCGTGGTGGCGCCTTTCGTGGACGTCTGCCTGATCGACTGTCCGCCACTGCCCGACCCGCGCGCCGTGTGTGCTGAGGCAAACGCGGATGCGATGCTGAGTCCGATCGTGCTGTCAAGGGAAGCATTCGACAGTACATACGATCTGATCAATGGTCCGCACGGCGTGCGGAATGTTCGTGCCAGGCTCAATCCCGCGCTGCGTTTCTTCGGACTGTTGCCGAACATGGTGGAAGATACGCCGCTTCAGCGGGCACAGGCGCGGGCGCTTCAGGCGCAAATGGGCGCGTGGCTGATACCGGATCCCCGCGACCCTGATGGCTATCTTCGGATGCCCCGCCTGGATGCGATTGCACAGGCACAGGCCGCAGGAGTGTCGGTGCTCGATATCGCCTGGAGCGACGCGGCAGCACGCCCCGCGTGGCGCGCGGTGCGCCACTGCTTTGATGAGATCGCGCTTCGGCTGGACTGCGTCGCAGCGTGCGGGCCGGGCTCCGGCACGGAGGGTGAATCTGCTGCTAACCCCGGTCCAACGGAGATGGTCCATGCGTAA
- a CDS encoding type IV secretion system protein VirB3 gives MNALKDPVFKGCTRPAMLWGVPLVSALMVGGGMLIPAIWALLASPPVGVAILLLMIPVFVAMRVITRNDDQRLAQLVLRLRIGLPQRNRRFWGAHAYVPVRLKRRA, from the coding sequence ATGAATGCGCTCAAGGATCCCGTATTTAAGGGCTGCACCCGCCCCGCGATGCTCTGGGGCGTGCCGCTCGTGTCCGCGCTGATGGTCGGAGGCGGCATGTTGATCCCGGCCATCTGGGCGCTGCTGGCGAGTCCCCCGGTCGGTGTGGCTATTCTCCTGCTGATGATCCCGGTATTCGTCGCGATGCGGGTGATCACGCGCAACGACGACCAGCGGCTCGCGCAACTGGTCTTGCGTCTGCGCATCGGTCTGCCGCAGCGCAACCGCCGGTTCTGGGGTGCGCATGCTTATGTGCCGGTGCGCCTGAAGAGGAGGGCATGA
- a CDS encoding lytic transglycosylase domain-containing protein, protein MTVLDFMTLAQQCAPRVSPATMAAIVRTESSFNPYAIGVVHARLLRQPASLEEATATVRALEAGGWDYSVGLAQVNRANWSRYGMSMQNAFDPCLNLAAGAAILQDCYAQARKSRSEVQGALRASLSCYASGDFATGYRTGYVQRVVQNAADSVSAHLVPSVPAIDPAVSLIPAIPAIPVVPLGRGGFPQRAQRPLPAQPASADGPGPQVPQGNAPGQPQGESSDTSAVVF, encoded by the coding sequence ATGACGGTGCTCGACTTCATGACGCTCGCGCAGCAGTGTGCCCCGCGAGTTTCGCCGGCAACAATGGCGGCGATCGTGCGCACCGAGTCATCGTTTAACCCTTACGCCATCGGCGTGGTGCACGCCCGGCTGCTGCGCCAGCCAGCCAGCCTCGAGGAAGCCACGGCCACTGTGCGGGCACTGGAGGCGGGCGGATGGGATTACAGCGTGGGCCTCGCACAGGTGAACCGGGCCAACTGGTCGCGGTATGGCATGAGCATGCAGAACGCATTTGATCCTTGCCTCAACCTGGCTGCTGGCGCCGCAATCCTGCAGGACTGTTACGCACAGGCGCGCAAGTCGCGCTCAGAAGTCCAGGGTGCACTGCGAGCGAGCCTGTCCTGTTACGCGAGCGGCGACTTCGCGACGGGATACAGGACGGGATATGTGCAGCGCGTGGTCCAGAACGCGGCTGATAGCGTGTCCGCGCATCTGGTCCCCAGCGTACCGGCGATCGACCCGGCGGTGAGCCTGATCCCGGCGATCCCGGCGATTCCGGTCGTGCCGCTGGGTCGCGGTGGTTTTCCGCAGCGGGCGCAGCGCCCGCTCCCGGCGCAACCGGCTTCTGCTGATGGTCCAGGGCCACAGGTACCACAGGGCAATGCGCCGGGGCAACCGCAAGGCGAGTCCTCGGACACTAGCGCGGTGGTTTTTTGA